The Punica granatum isolate Tunisia-2019 chromosome 4, ASM765513v2, whole genome shotgun sequence genome has a window encoding:
- the LOC116206146 gene encoding transcription activator GLK1-like: protein MLAVSPLRNRKDDHQGQGEDMASDFSIGVTGDFPDFSDRNLLDSIDFDDLFIGIHDGDVLPDLEMDPELLAEFSGSGGEESEIVNTSTTSVDQKAAEDTNNNYSAKKGGDGDKLSGSEQSGTSTVTRGEEVASKIDESVVVNPTTPKESDKGGRKPSSHSKNNNNPQGKRKVKVDWTPELHRRFVQAVEQLGVDKAVPSRILELMGIDCLTRHNIASHLQKYRSHRKHQLAREAEAASWSHRRQMYGAAAAVPGGGKREVSPWLAPAPGTMGFPPVTPMPAHFRPLHVWGHPTMDQSLANMWPKHLPHSASPSPPPLAPAWAPVAPHHPPPPMAPDAPYWHPHRPHGPNALTPGTPCFPQSLPQTRFAAPPVPGIPPHPMYKVDPGFGHPTGPVSSRPPFDFHPSKESVDAAIGDVLSKPWLPLPLGLKPPSLDGVMGELQRQGIPKIPPSCA, encoded by the exons ATGCTTGCCGTATCACCTTTGAGGAACAGAAAAGATGATCACCAGGGCCAGGGAGAGGATATGGCGAGCGATTTCTCAATCGGGGTGACCGGTGACTTCCCCGACTTCTCCGACAGGAACTTACTGGATAGCATTGACTTCGATGACCTCTTCATCGGGATCCATGATGGGGACGTGTTGCCCGACCTGGAGATGGACCCGGAGCTCCTGGCGGAGTTCTCGGGCAGCGGAGGGGAGGAGTCTGAGATCGTGAACACGTCCACGACGTCCGTGGATCAGAAGGCAGCCGAGGACACCAATAACAACTACTCCGCCAAGAAAGGAGGAGATGGGGATAAGTTGTCGGGATCAGAGCAGTCAGGGACATCGACTGTGACCCGGGGAGAGGAGGTGGCGAGCAAGATCGATGAGTCGGTCGTGGTTAACCCAACAACTCCCAAGGAGTCGGATAAGGGCGGGAGGAAGCCGTCGAGCCACTCCAAGAATAATAACAATCCTCAAGGGAAGCGAAAAGTCAAG GTCGATTGGACGCCGGAGCTGCACCGGAGGTTCGTGCAGGCAGTGGAACAGCTGGGTGTGGATAAGGCAGTGCCTTCGAGGATTTTAGAGCTCATGGGGATCGACTGCCTGACCCGTCACAACATTGCTAGCCACCTCCAG AAATATCGGTCCCATCGGAAGCACCAGTTAGCTCGTGAAGCGGAAGCAGCAAGCTGGAGCCATAGACGGCAGATGTATGGGGCGGCAGCAGCAGTCCCCGGTGGAGGTAAGCGGGAAGTGAGTCCATGGCTCGCACCTGCCCCAGGCACCATGGGTTTTCCTCCGGTGACACCCATGCCAGCCCATTTTAGGCCATTGCACGTATGGGGCCACCCGACCATGGACCAGTCACTCGCAAACATGTGGCCGAAGCACCTACCCCATTCCGCTTCACCATCTCCGCCCCCATTAGCACCTGCCTGGGCACCGGTGGCGCCtcatcatcctcctcctccaatgGCACCGGATGCGCCGTACTGGCATCCTCACCGGCCGCAT GGACCAAATGCACTAACACCCGGAACGCCATGCTTCCCCCAGTCACTTCCACAGACG AGATTTGCGGCTCCACCAGTACCCGGCATCCCACCTCACCCAATGTACAAAGTAGATCCGGGGTTTGGCCACCCGACTGGACCAGTCAGCTCCCGCCCTCCATTTGACTTCCACCCG TCGAAGGAGAGCGTAGATGCAGCCATTGGAGATGTTTTATCGAAGCCGTGGCTGCCCCTTCCCCTGGGCCTGAAGCCGCCGTCTCTTGACGGCGTGATGGGCGAGCTGCAGCGCCAAGGAATCCCCAAGATTCCTCCGTCTTGTGCCTGA
- the LOC116205964 gene encoding dnaJ homolog subfamily B member 4-like: MVVDYYKILGVDRSAKDGDLKKAAEAKFKQISKAYHVLSDPEKRAVYDQYGEEGLKGQMPPPNARGRGGTTVPRSSDDPFAEFFGFSSPFGETGGMGSGGGGMGGMRGSSFSSSIFGNDIFSSFGEGAGGGGSASQSAPRKAPPIENRLPCSLEDLYKGTTKKMKISREIADVFGKTTQVEEILTIDIKPGWKKGTKITFTEKGNKKPNVTPADLVFIVDEKPHSLFERDGSDLIVTKTITPAEALTGYTVHLTTLDGRSLTIPINNVIHPDYEELVPKQGMPLQNDPTKKGNLRIKFNVKFPMRLTSEQKAGIRKLFAAS; the protein is encoded by the exons ATGGTGGTGGACTACTACAAGATCCTGGGTGTCGACAGGAGCGCCAAGGACGGCGACCTCAAGAAGGCAGCCGAGGCCAAGTTCAAGCAGATATCCAAAGCGTACCAT GTGCTAAGCGATCCGGAAAAACGAGCCGTCTATGATCAGTACGGTGAGGAAGGCCTGAAGGGTCAAATGCCCCCACCTAATGCCCGTGGCCGCGGGGGCACCACCGTCCCCAGAAGCTCAGATGACCCTTTCGCGGAGTTTTTTGGGTTTTCAAGCCCGTTTGGTGAAACGGGAGGCATGGGAAGTGGTGGTGGAGGAATGGGAGGCATGAGGGGTTCGAGTTTCTCTAGTAGCATTTTTGGCAACGATATCTTTAGTTCCTTCGGAGAAGGAGCAGGAGGGGGAGGTTCCGCGTCCCAGTCTGCCCCGAGAAAAGCTCCCCCTATTGAGAACAGGTTGCCTTGCAGCCTGGAGGATCTCTACAAAGGGACCACgaaaaagatgaaaatctCTAGAGAGATTGCTGATGTGTTTGG GAAGACTACGCAGGTCGAAGAGATATTGACAATTGATATAAAACCAGGCTGGAAGAAGGGAACGAAGATCACTTTCACGGAGAAGGGTAATAAAAAGCCGAACGTGACCCCGGCTGACCTTGTCTTCATTGTCGACGAGAAGCCCCACAGTTTGTTCGAGCGTGATGGAAGCGACTTAATTGTTACGAAGACTATCACTCCAGCGGAAGCCTTAACGGGATACACAGTTCACCTCACGACCCTTGATGGGAGGAGCCTGACCATCCCCATCAATAATGTGATCCATCCCGACTACGAGGAGCTAGTCCCCAAGCAAGGCATGCCTCTTCAGAATGACCCGACCAAGAAGGGTAACCTGAGGATCAAGTTCAATGTCAAGTTTCCGATGAGGTTGACTTCAGAGCAGAAGGCTGGGATCAGGAAACTCTTCGCCGCTAGTTAA
- the LOC116205896 gene encoding protein NUCLEAR FUSION DEFECTIVE 6, chloroplastic/mitochondrial-like isoform X1 yields the protein MASFAAARSVLRSSSAFNFAARLASEAQAARSPIRAASRRRPSLSTFRSPVEMSFCAESMMPYHTVTASALMTSMLAISQRSYGWLPEACNNDL from the exons ATGGCCTCATTCGCCGCTGCCAGATCGGTTCTCCGGTCGAGCTCCGCATTTAACTTCGCCGCTCGGCTCGCCTCCGAAGCTCAGGCCGCCCGCTCTCCCATCCGGGCCGCGTCCAGGAGACGCCCCTCCCTGTCCACCTTCAG GAGTCCCGTCGAGATGAGCTTCTGCGCAGAGTCGATGATGCCGTACCACACCGTGACCGCTTCGGCATTGATGACCTCAATGCTCGCCATTTCTCAGCGGAGCTATGGCTGGCTTCCCGAAG CTTGCAACAATGATTTGTGA
- the LOC116202343 gene encoding protein E6-like translates to MASSTKQFLPSMSFLALLLLSCSCPHAHARESKFFSKAIHLHSTTKNVEEMKPPHVKIPVPPPEYALVDSPTPSPSSSLAPAAAPVAAPVSSEIEGGYGLYGHGSGVLLPEKETKTTPTTVTGGYRSEATLTGANGNDKFENEMMSEELNGESTEKDVYSNDHKNNYYYNNYKNQNVYSSNYHSLYSGSTNNRYTESYKGTTTTTGDNQYYYPSNYNANERQGMSDTRFLENGKYYYDVNRIDEKNAYQQANEKKSYMTESEGSYENESNRYDPNKSKYEFDSMEEYYKSQGYHLNNPEAYIP, encoded by the coding sequence ATGGCTTCCTCCACGAAGCAATTCTTGCCTTCCATGTCCTTCCTGGCATTGCTCCTCTTGTCTTGTAGCTGTCCCCATGCTCATGCCAGGGAGAGCAAGTTCTTCAGCAAGGCCATTCACCTCCACTCCACCACCAAGAATGTCGAGGAGATGAAGCCGCCTCACGTCAAGATCCCGGTTCCTCCCCCGGAATACGCGCTGGTGGATTCACCCactccatctccatcttcATCCTTGGCTCCAGCAGCTGCACCTGTGGCTGCTCCGGTCTCTTCTGAGATTGAGGGCGGGTACGGCCTGTACGGTCATGGCTCGGGAGTCTTGTTGCCGGAGAAGGAAACCAAGACCACCCCCACCACGGTGACCGGCGGCTACCGATCCGAAGCCACCTTGACCGGCGCCAACGGCAATGACAAGTTCGAAAACGAGATGATGAGTGAAGAACTCAACGGTGAGAGCACGGAGAAGGATGTATACTCGAACGACCATAAAAACAACTACTATTACAACAACTACAAGAACCAGAATGTCTACTCCAGCAACTACCACAGCCTGTACAGCGGCAGCACAAACAACCGGTACACTGAGAGTTACAAGGGGACTACCACCACCACCGGCGACAACCAGTACTACTACCCGAGCAACTATAATGCCAATGAGAGGCAGGGGATGAGTGACACGAGGTTCCTGGAGAACGGTAAGTACTACTACGATGTCAATAGGATTGACGAGAAAAACGCGTACCAACAGGCGAATGAGAAGAAAAGCTACATGACCGAGAGCGAGGGATCTTACGAGAACGAGAGTAACCGGTATGATCCGAATAAGTCGAAATACGAGTTCGACAGCATGGAAGAATACTACAAGAGCCAAGGATACCATCTGAACAACCCAGAGGCATATATTCCTTGA
- the LOC116206002 gene encoding signaling peptide TAXIMIN 2-like, whose amino-acid sequence MAHCRPLGLLLGLPFALVSLVLSLVGAVVWILGTLLSCICPCCICCAGIANVAMSLVKLPIKVLGWFTDLIPC is encoded by the exons ATGGCTCATTGCAGGCCCCTAGGGTTATTGCTCGGCCTGCCTTTCGCTTTGGTCTCACTTGTTCTCTCCCTCGTCGGTGCGGTTGTATGGATTTTAGG GACATTGCTGAGTTGTATTTGCCCATGCTGCATATGTTGTGCCGGAATCGCAAACGTGGCGATGAGCCTTGTGAAGCTTCCCATCAAAGTGCTTGGATGGTTCACCGATCTGATACCGTGTTGA
- the LOC116205896 gene encoding protein NUCLEAR FUSION DEFECTIVE 6, chloroplastic/mitochondrial-like isoform X2, which translates to MASFAAARSVLRSSSAFNFAARLASEAQAARSPIRAASRRRPSLSTFRSPVEMSFCAESMMPYHTVTASALMTSMLAISQRSYGWLPEGL; encoded by the exons ATGGCCTCATTCGCCGCTGCCAGATCGGTTCTCCGGTCGAGCTCCGCATTTAACTTCGCCGCTCGGCTCGCCTCCGAAGCTCAGGCCGCCCGCTCTCCCATCCGGGCCGCGTCCAGGAGACGCCCCTCCCTGTCCACCTTCAG GAGTCCCGTCGAGATGAGCTTCTGCGCAGAGTCGATGATGCCGTACCACACCGTGACCGCTTCGGCATTGATGACCTCAATGCTCGCCATTTCTCAGCGGAGCTATGGCTGGCTTCCCGAAG GTCTGTAA